In a single window of the Eshraghiella crossota genome:
- a CDS encoding YlmC/YmxH family sporulation protein, giving the protein MRICDLKDKEVINSNNCKILGCVIDADIDLYTGKVLAIIVPGPSKVFGFFGREDEYIIPYECICKIGPDVILVNVCEEKVLFKIS; this is encoded by the coding sequence ATGCGTATCTGTGACCTGAAAGATAAAGAAGTAATTAATTCTAATAATTGTAAAATCCTAGGTTGCGTAATTGATGCGGACATAGATTTGTATACAGGTAAAGTTCTTGCCATAATTGTGCCGGGACCGTCAAAAGTGTTTGGTTTTTTCGGGAGAGAGGATGAGTATATAATTCCATATGAGTGTATATGCAAAATTGGCCCGGATGTTATTCTTGTAAATGTATGTGAAGAAAAAGTTCTTTTCAAAATATCGTGA
- the aroQ gene encoding type II 3-dehydroquinate dehydratase, with translation MKILVINGPNLNFLGIREKNIYGNENYEYLVNMINEYCKSKNIEVECYQSNHEGAIIDKIQEAYFNGTDGIVINPGAYTHYSYAIRDALASVSHIKKIEVHISNVNEREEFRHISVTEPVCNGQIVGQGLKGYIMAIDMLNS, from the coding sequence ATGAAAATATTGGTAATTAATGGCCCTAATCTGAATTTCTTAGGAATCAGGGAAAAAAATATATACGGTAACGAGAATTATGAATATCTTGTTAATATGATTAATGAGTATTGTAAATCAAAAAATATAGAAGTCGAATGTTATCAGAGCAATCACGAAGGCGCAATAATCGATAAAATACAAGAGGCATATTTTAACGGAACTGACGGAATTGTAATCAATCCGGGAGCATATACACATTATAGTTATGCGATAAGGGATGCACTTGCTTCCGTAAGCCATATCAAAAAAATCGAAGTACATATATCAAATGTAAATGAAAGAGAAGAATTTAGACATATATCTGTAACGGAACCTGTATGCAACGGACAAATTGTAGGACAGGGACTTAAGGGATACATTATGGCCATAGATATGTTAAATTCATAA
- a CDS encoding O-methyltransferase, whose translation MNSIVDERVVSFINSFKKDDSTICQKIEKEARESYVPIIRKEMAEFLKTILAIKNPLNILEIGTAVGYSAILMSENISPKARITTIENYDVRIPIARNNFVRAGKEDVIKLIEGDAAKVLKELDGTYDFIFMDAAKSQYIAILPDVLRLLKTDGILITDNVLQEGEIVESRYAVTRRNRTIYERMREYIYAVTHSPELVTSIIPIGDGITLSIKKQV comes from the coding sequence ATGAATAGTATTGTTGATGAACGTGTAGTTTCCTTTATTAATTCTTTTAAAAAGGACGACAGCACTATATGTCAGAAAATAGAAAAAGAAGCAAGGGAAAGTTATGTGCCTATAATAAGAAAAGAAATGGCAGAATTTCTTAAGACGATTCTTGCAATCAAAAACCCTTTAAATATTCTTGAAATTGGAACGGCTGTAGGATATTCAGCAATATTAATGAGCGAAAATATTTCTCCCAAAGCAAGAATAACCACTATTGAGAATTATGATGTGAGAATTCCGATTGCGAGAAATAACTTCGTAAGAGCAGGAAAAGAAGATGTAATAAAGCTTATTGAAGGCGATGCAGCCAAAGTACTTAAAGAGCTTGACGGAACATATGATTTTATATTTATGGATGCAGCAAAATCACAGTATATAGCAATTCTGCCTGACGTACTAAGACTTCTTAAGACGGATGGAATCCTTATAACTGACAATGTTCTTCAGGAGGGTGAAATTGTAGAGTCAAGATATGCCGTAACAAGAAGAAACAGAACTATATATGAACGAATGAGAGAATATATTTACGCGGTGACACATTCACCGGAACTGGTTACTTCCATTATACCGATAGGCGATGGAATAACATTAAGCATTAAAAAACAGGTGTGA
- the nrdR gene encoding transcriptional regulator NrdR has translation MRCPFCGEENTKVIDSRPAEDNNCIRRRRQCDICGKRFTTYEKIETVPLVVIKKDNNREPYDRNKIQDGILRSCHKRPVSVNTISRLVNEIETSLYNMDEKEIPTSVIGEMVMDKLKDIDAVAYVRFASVYREFKDINTFMNELKKFLQ, from the coding sequence ATGAGGTGTCCCTTTTGCGGTGAAGAAAATACCAAGGTAATAGACTCAAGACCTGCCGAGGATAATAACTGCATACGAAGAAGACGACAGTGCGATATATGCGGCAAGCGTTTTACCACTTATGAGAAGATAGAGACCGTTCCACTTGTTGTTATTAAGAAAGATAATAACAGAGAGCCTTATGACAGGAATAAGATTCAGGACGGAATTTTAAGGTCATGCCATAAGAGGCCGGTATCCGTCAATACCATAAGCCGCCTGGTCAATGAGATAGAGACAAGCCTCTATAATATGGATGAGAAAGAAATTCCCACATCCGTTATTGGGGAAATGGTTATGGACAAATTAAAAGATATAGATGCGGTTGCCTATGTCAGGTTTGCTTCGGTATATAGAGAATTTAAAGATATTAATACATTCATGAATGAATTGAAGAAATTTTTACAATAA
- the dnaG gene encoding DNA primase: MYIPDDLVEEIRSRNDIVDIVSSRIKLQKKGSSYFGLCPFHNEKSPSFSVSPNKQMFYCFGCGEGGNVFSFLMKYDNLTFSEALKELADRAGIELPDVRMSAEERNRSDLKNTVYDINKEAARYYHYLLETETGNNARAYFNKRELSNDTIKSFGLGVSGIKSDDLYHYIKNKGYNDGQMKESGLFIYDEKGAHDRFRNRVMFPIINTNNKVIGFGGRVMGEGQPKYLNSPETIVFDKGRNLYGLNAAKNSRKNNIIICEGYMDVISMHQAGFNQAVASLGTALTDGQANLIKRYVKDVLVCYDSDGPGTKASLRAIGIFRNAGLRTKVINMEPCKDADEFIKTYGADAFQKRIDDAENSFLYEVRILERNYDLNDPAGKTSFFNEVSVKLASFEEEIERNNYIEAVASKYFVSADSLRKLVAKYAATVAGIKVNGIPKREKREKENGIDKSQRMLLTFIADDTGIYKKIADYISPEDFSEGIYRNVAEIMFENLSNGTFNPGAILNYFNGDDEHNEVARILNTNILEEDADNKDREKAVNDALLIIKRNSLEMKSRTTTDIMELQNIIKEQAKLKTLHISLS; the protein is encoded by the coding sequence ATGTATATTCCAGATGATTTGGTAGAAGAGATAAGGTCGCGGAATGATATTGTTGACATTGTTTCTTCCCGTATTAAATTACAAAAAAAAGGAAGTTCATATTTTGGACTTTGTCCTTTCCATAATGAGAAATCACCCTCATTTTCCGTATCACCCAATAAGCAGATGTTTTATTGCTTCGGATGCGGTGAAGGAGGAAATGTCTTCTCCTTTCTGATGAAGTATGATAATCTGACTTTTTCGGAAGCACTAAAGGAACTTGCAGACAGGGCAGGCATTGAACTGCCGGATGTCAGGATGTCAGCTGAAGAAAGAAACAGGTCAGACCTTAAAAATACAGTGTATGATATCAATAAAGAAGCTGCAAGATATTATCATTATCTTTTGGAAACAGAGACAGGCAATAATGCAAGAGCATATTTTAACAAGAGAGAACTTTCAAATGATACAATTAAATCTTTTGGACTTGGTGTTTCAGGGATAAAGAGTGATGATTTGTATCATTACATTAAGAATAAAGGATATAACGACGGACAGATGAAAGAAAGCGGACTTTTCATTTATGATGAAAAAGGTGCCCATGACAGATTCAGAAACCGTGTTATGTTTCCTATAATCAATACGAACAATAAAGTAATAGGCTTTGGCGGCCGTGTTATGGGTGAAGGACAACCCAAGTATCTTAATTCGCCGGAGACAATAGTATTTGATAAAGGACGTAATCTTTATGGACTTAATGCAGCTAAGAATTCACGAAAGAATAATATAATAATATGTGAAGGATATATGGATGTTATATCCATGCATCAGGCAGGATTTAATCAGGCAGTTGCATCTCTTGGTACAGCATTGACGGACGGACAGGCTAACCTTATAAAACGGTATGTCAAAGATGTCCTTGTATGTTATGACAGCGATGGACCGGGAACGAAGGCGTCCCTTCGTGCCATAGGCATATTCAGAAATGCCGGATTAAGAACAAAAGTTATTAATATGGAACCATGCAAAGATGCGGATGAATTTATTAAGACTTATGGTGCCGATGCATTTCAAAAAAGAATTGATGATGCAGAAAACAGTTTTTTATATGAAGTAAGAATACTTGAGAGAAACTACGACCTTAACGATCCTGCGGGAAAGACTTCTTTTTTCAATGAAGTTTCTGTTAAACTTGCATCATTTGAAGAAGAAATAGAAAGAAATAACTATATAGAAGCTGTAGCTTCAAAATATTTTGTAAGTGCCGATTCCTTGAGAAAGCTTGTTGCAAAATATGCAGCAACCGTTGCCGGCATTAAGGTGAACGGGATACCGAAGCGTGAGAAACGTGAAAAGGAAAATGGTATCGACAAGTCACAGCGTATGCTGCTTACATTTATTGCAGATGATACCGGAATTTACAAAAAGATAGCAGACTATATTTCACCTGAAGATTTTTCCGAGGGAATATATAGGAATGTAGCGGAAATAATGTTTGAAAATCTATCAAACGGAACGTTTAATCCCGGTGCGATTCTTAATTATTTCAACGGTGATGATGAACATAACGAAGTGGCAAGAATACTTAATACCAATATTCTTGAAGAAGATGCAGATAATAAAGACAGGGAAAAAGCAGTTAATGATGCCTTACTGATTATAAAAAGAAACAGCCTTGAAATGAAAAGCAGGACAACAACGGACATAATGGAGCTTCAGAATATAATCAAGGAACAGGCAAAACTTAAAACACTGCATATTTCATTGTCATAG
- the aroE gene encoding shikimate dehydrogenase — translation MDAKTRLCCLIGNPVGHSLSPMIHNTLADELGINLCYTAFKVEKDRLHEAVAGADAFDILGMNVTVPHKCEIIKELSDIDPLAARIGAVNTLVRVDGGYKGYNTDAIGLYRELEEENIIIKDKEVIILGAGGASNAITYICADKGAAKIYLLNRTFDKAKKLADDVNSHFGDVVVPLAISDYRLIPEGKYPVIQTTSCGLYPHNDDAPIYDKEFYELVEAGVDIIFNPAKTMFMKLCKESGARAYNGLKMLLYQGIAAFELWNDIKVPKNLADKILGMMERKLKES, via the coding sequence ATGGATGCAAAAACACGTCTTTGTTGTCTCATTGGCAACCCGGTTGGGCATTCTCTTTCACCAATGATACATAATACATTAGCAGATGAACTTGGAATTAATCTTTGCTATACGGCATTTAAAGTGGAAAAAGACAGACTGCATGAGGCTGTGGCAGGAGCGGACGCATTTGATATACTTGGAATGAATGTTACTGTGCCACATAAATGTGAGATTATAAAAGAACTTTCGGATATTGATCCTCTGGCTGCCAGAATCGGTGCCGTTAATACACTTGTAAGAGTTGATGGTGGTTATAAAGGCTATAATACGGATGCAATAGGACTTTATCGTGAGCTTGAAGAAGAGAATATAATTATAAAAGATAAAGAAGTTATAATTCTTGGAGCAGGTGGAGCGTCCAATGCCATAACTTACATTTGTGCCGATAAGGGTGCCGCAAAGATATATCTTTTGAACAGAACCTTTGATAAAGCAAAAAAACTTGCAGATGATGTTAATTCACATTTTGGAGATGTTGTTGTACCGTTAGCAATATCTGATTACAGACTTATTCCGGAAGGAAAATATCCTGTAATCCAGACAACAAGCTGTGGACTGTATCCCCATAATGATGATGCACCTATATATGATAAGGAGTTTTATGAGCTTGTTGAAGCCGGAGTTGATATTATTTTTAATCCAGCCAAGACAATGTTTATGAAGTTATGTAAAGAGTCCGGAGCAAGGGCTTATAACGGCCTTAAAATGCTTTTGTATCAGGGAATTGCGGCATTTGAGTTATGGAATGACATAAAAGTGCCCAAAAATCTTGCAGATAAAATTCTTGGTATGATGGAAAGGAAGCTTAAAGAGTCATGA
- a CDS encoding YqeG family HAD IIIA-type phosphatase, protein MFSKFYPSMYVDSAYKIDYEYMYKKGLRGIIFDVDNTLVPHGAPATEEAVLLFKKLHEMGIDTCIISNNKEPRVAPFANLMGSEYIFKAGKPKKTNYIKAMEIMGTDISNTYFIGDQIFTDIYGANRTGIPSILVKPINKKEEIQIVLKRKLEKIVLFFYKRKNKI, encoded by the coding sequence ATGTTTTCTAAATTTTACCCTTCTATGTATGTTGATTCTGCATATAAAATTGATTACGAATATATGTATAAAAAAGGATTAAGAGGCATTATTTTTGATGTTGACAATACGCTTGTTCCTCATGGAGCACCGGCAACCGAAGAAGCAGTGTTGCTATTTAAAAAGCTGCATGAAATGGGAATTGATACCTGTATAATATCCAATAATAAAGAACCAAGGGTTGCGCCTTTTGCCAACCTTATGGGGTCAGAATATATTTTTAAGGCCGGAAAGCCTAAAAAAACAAATTATATTAAAGCAATGGAGATAATGGGAACGGACATAAGCAACACATATTTTATCGGTGACCAGATATTTACCGACATATATGGGGCTAACAGAACGGGTATTCCGTCAATACTTGTTAAGCCTATTAACAAAAAAGAAGAAATACAGATTGTCTTAAAGAGAAAACTTGAAAAAATAGTCCTGTTTTTTTATAAAAGAAAAAATAAAATTTAA
- the sigK gene encoding RNA polymerase sporulation sigma factor SigK yields the protein MNTFEKPLTPSEEQEYLKRYKNGDEEAGNVLILRNLRLVAHIVKHYNFDEKDIEEYLSIGTIGLIKAIKTFDCSKGNRLATYASKCIDNELLMALRSEKKKNKDISLQETVGIDKEGNEINIIDIIDTGEKDFLDCYILKYNIKKLYEGIEKVLTEREKNIIIKRYGLLRNDEITQRELADGMGISRSYVSRIEKEALNKLKNYINR from the coding sequence TTGAATACCTTTGAAAAACCACTTACACCATCAGAAGAACAGGAATATCTGAAAAGGTACAAAAATGGAGATGAAGAAGCAGGCAATGTTCTGATTTTAAGAAACTTAAGACTTGTTGCACATATTGTCAAACACTATAATTTCGATGAAAAGGATATAGAAGAATATCTCTCAATAGGGACAATAGGACTTATTAAGGCAATAAAAACTTTTGATTGTTCAAAGGGAAACAGACTGGCAACTTATGCGAGTAAGTGCATTGATAATGAACTTTTAATGGCACTAAGGAGTGAGAAAAAGAAAAATAAAGATATATCGCTGCAGGAAACGGTAGGAATAGATAAAGAGGGAAATGAAATTAACATAATAGATATAATAGATACGGGTGAAAAAGATTTTCTGGATTGCTACATTCTCAAATATAATATAAAAAAACTTTATGAGGGCATTGAAAAAGTCCTTACTGAAAGAGAAAAAAATATAATAATAAAAAGATACGGACTTCTAAGAAATGATGAAATAACACAGCGTGAACTTGCAGATGGCATGGGAATAAGCAGAAGTTATGTAAGCCGTATAGAAAAGGAAGCACTTAATAAACTGAAAAACTATATTAATAGATAA
- a CDS encoding deoxyguanosinetriphosphate triphosphohydrolase, which produces MNVRETIEQRERESLSRYASLSSMSRGRDVPETECDIRTVYQRDRDRILHCKAFRRLKHKTQVFLSPEGDHYRTRLTHTLEVSQIGRTIAKALRLNEDLTEAIALGHDLGHTPFGHCGERVLNEVCPFGFRHFEQSIRVVELLEKDGMGLNLTREVRDGILNHRTDGHPFTLEGKVIRISDKIAYINHDIDDAIRGGILSEYDIPDIYTNILGHSTKERLNTLIHDVIYESMDKDDICMSDDISEAMTELRRFMFTNVYTNPVAKSEEIKASKMLKEMYYYFNEHFEEIPETFRKISLERNESRERIVCDYIAGMSDQYAISIFKKIFIPVSWSK; this is translated from the coding sequence ATGAACGTTAGAGAAACTATAGAACAACGCGAAAGAGAAAGTTTAAGCAGGTATGCGTCACTTAGTTCAATGAGCCGTGGCAGGGATGTGCCGGAGACGGAATGTGATATAAGAACAGTATACCAGCGTGATCGTGACAGAATACTTCATTGTAAGGCATTCAGAAGACTTAAGCATAAGACACAGGTTTTTTTATCACCTGAGGGTGACCATTACAGGACAAGACTCACACATACACTTGAGGTATCCCAGATAGGCAGAACAATAGCCAAAGCACTCAGACTTAATGAGGACTTAACGGAAGCTATAGCACTTGGACATGATCTGGGGCATACGCCTTTCGGACATTGTGGAGAAAGGGTACTTAATGAAGTATGTCCCTTTGGATTCAGACATTTTGAACAGAGCATACGTGTTGTTGAACTATTGGAAAAAGATGGTATGGGGCTTAATCTTACCAGAGAAGTAAGGGATGGTATTCTCAATCACAGGACGGACGGGCATCCGTTTACTCTTGAGGGTAAGGTTATAAGAATATCCGATAAGATTGCATATATCAACCATGATATTGACGATGCAATCAGAGGCGGAATACTTAGTGAATATGATATTCCGGATATTTATACGAATATACTGGGACATTCCACTAAGGAACGGCTTAATACCCTCATACATGATGTGATTTACGAGAGTATGGATAAGGACGATATATGTATGTCAGATGATATAAGTGAAGCAATGACTGAACTTAGAAGGTTTATGTTCACTAATGTATACACTAATCCTGTAGCTAAGAGCGAAGAAATCAAGGCATCTAAGATGCTCAAGGAGATGTACTATTATTTTAATGAACATTTTGAGGAGATTCCGGAGACATTCCGGAAGATATCCCTTGAGAGAAACGAAAGCAGGGAAAGAATTGTCTGCGATTACATAGCTGGTATGAGTGATCAGTATGCAATCAGTATTTTTAAAAAAATATTTATTCCTGTATCATGGAGTAAGTAA
- the rpoD gene encoding RNA polymerase sigma factor RpoD yields the protein MEENLMEKFQEKLKELLVIAKKKKNVLEYSEITDLFSDMNLTAEQMDSILEYLEKNNIDTLRTTDDDEEPDPEEAVLDEEDIDVEKIDLSVPDGISIEDPVRMYLKEIGKVPLLSADEEIELAKRMELGDEEAKKKLAEANLRLVVSIAKRYVGRGMLFLDLIQEGNLGLIKAVEKFDYRKGYKFSTYATWWIRQAITRAIADQARTIRIPVHMVETINKLIRVSRQLLQELGREPSPQEIADEMDIPVERVREILKISQEPVSLETPIGEEEDSHLGDFIQDDNVPVPAEAAAFTLLKEQLNEVLGTLTEREQKVLKLRFGLEDGRARTLEEVGKVFNVTRERIRQIEAKALRKLRHPSRSRKLRDYLE from the coding sequence ATGGAAGAGAACTTAATGGAAAAGTTTCAAGAAAAATTAAAAGAATTACTTGTAATTGCAAAGAAAAAGAAAAATGTTTTGGAATATAGTGAAATTACGGACCTTTTTTCCGATATGAATCTTACTGCGGAACAGATGGACAGTATTCTTGAATACCTCGAAAAAAATAATATTGATACACTTAGGACTACCGATGATGACGAAGAACCGGATCCTGAGGAAGCTGTTCTTGATGAAGAAGATATTGATGTTGAGAAGATTGATTTATCCGTTCCTGACGGTATAAGTATTGAAGATCCCGTAAGAATGTATCTAAAGGAAATAGGAAAGGTACCGCTTCTCTCGGCAGATGAAGAAATTGAACTTGCAAAGAGAATGGAACTTGGGGATGAAGAAGCCAAGAAAAAGTTAGCTGAAGCTAACCTTCGCCTTGTTGTAAGTATTGCAAAAAGATATGTAGGCAGAGGTATGCTTTTCCTTGATCTTATACAGGAGGGAAATCTCGGTCTTATTAAAGCTGTTGAGAAATTTGACTATAGGAAAGGTTATAAATTCTCCACATATGCTACATGGTGGATTCGTCAGGCAATAACAAGGGCAATAGCGGACCAGGCAAGAACAATCAGAATCCCTGTCCATATGGTTGAGACTATCAATAAGCTTATAAGAGTTTCAAGACAGCTGCTTCAGGAACTTGGAAGAGAGCCTTCACCACAGGAAATAGCGGATGAAATGGATATTCCCGTAGAAAGAGTCAGAGAGATCCTTAAGATATCACAGGAGCCGGTTTCGCTTGAGACACCTATCGGTGAAGAAGAAGACAGTCACCTTGGCGATTTTATTCAGGATGATAATGTACCGGTACCGGCAGAAGCTGCTGCGTTTACGCTTTTAAAGGAACAGCTTAATGAAGTTCTCGGAACTCTTACGGAAAGAGAGCAGAAAGTATTAAAGCTTCGTTTCGGACTTGAGGATGGCAGAGCCAGAACACTTGAAGAAGTAGGTAAAGTATTTAATGTCACAAGGGAACGTATCAGACAGATTGAAGCCAAAGCATTACGTAAGCTTCGTCACCCAAGCAGAAGTCGTAAGTTAAGAGATTATCTGGAATGA
- a CDS encoding LCP family protein, producing MKKQKKKGKSAIVIFGIVSFVILIVLVASYVIITHFYKKMNYVPLDKDYVIRDETHPNTEDVSGEVTEPVREDTPQEQIDEYIKAAREAAASLGVESLRTEDVYNILLVGSDTRTPGQEGRSDTMMLVSINNKTKHIVCTSFLRDLYVYIPHKDYWDKINAAFAYGGIDLLLETIEYNFSLPIDKYIMVDFFSFVNVVDLLGGLDVDVKEDELYWCNQYIHASNLLLGEDEDSDYLKQADGSYQHLSGKQVLAYSRFRYVGNADFSRTERQRKVVNLMFEKLKTTSASTVIELLNGFLPEVTTNITKEEFIELISILPQVYKYDVISWGVPDQKFEYINVNKQSHIGIDFSYYIGKIYGLIYTDKTLDDYNN from the coding sequence ATGAAGAAACAGAAGAAAAAAGGAAAATCGGCTATAGTTATATTTGGAATAGTTTCCTTTGTTATACTGATTGTGCTTGTTGCAAGTTATGTTATAATAACACATTTCTATAAGAAGATGAATTATGTTCCTCTTGATAAAGATTATGTGATAAGGGATGAGACACATCCTAATACAGAAGATGTATCCGGTGAGGTCACAGAACCTGTAAGGGAAGATACACCACAGGAACAGATTGATGAATATATTAAAGCAGCAAGGGAAGCTGCCGCAAGCCTTGGTGTGGAATCGCTTCGTACAGAGGATGTATACAATATTTTATTGGTCGGTTCCGACACAAGAACTCCGGGACAAGAAGGCCGTTCGGACACAATGATGCTTGTTTCAATTAATAATAAGACAAAACATATTGTCTGCACATCATTTTTACGAGATTTATATGTATATATTCCTCACAAGGACTACTGGGATAAGATTAATGCGGCTTTTGCATACGGTGGCATTGACCTGCTTTTAGAGACTATTGAATACAATTTCTCACTTCCGATTGATAAGTATATAATGGTTGATTTTTTCTCCTTTGTGAACGTGGTCGATTTATTGGGAGGACTTGATGTTGATGTTAAGGAAGATGAATTGTATTGGTGTAATCAGTATATCCATGCAAGCAATCTCCTGCTTGGAGAGGATGAAGACTCCGATTATCTTAAGCAAGCAGATGGCAGCTACCAGCATTTATCCGGAAAACAGGTTTTGGCATATTCGAGATTCCGATATGTAGGTAATGCGGATTTTTCAAGAACCGAGCGCCAGCGTAAAGTTGTTAATCTAATGTTTGAAAAGCTAAAAACAACAAGTGCATCCACGGTAATAGAGCTTCTTAACGGGTTCCTGCCTGAAGTTACAACCAATATAACCAAAGAAGAATTTATTGAATTAATTTCAATCCTTCCTCAGGTATATAAATATGATGTAATTTCGTGGGGTGTTCCGGATCAGAAGTTTGAATATATCAATGTTAATAAACAATCCCACATTGGCATTGATTTTTCTTACTATATAGGTAAGATATATGGTCTTATATATACGGATAAGACTTTGGACGATTACAATAATTAA
- a CDS encoding peptidase U32 family protein produces MRKLELLIPASSLEVLKTAVIFGADAVYIGGEAFGLRAKARNFTIEEMAEGVVFAHEHNVKVYVTANILAHNYDLDKAREYFIELKEKVHPDALIISDPGMFSIAKEVVPDIDIHISTQANNTNYATFNFWNKMGARRVVTARELSLKEIKEIRDNIPDDMEIETFIHGAMCISYSGRCLLSCFMTGRDANRGACTHPCRWKYYVMEESRPGEYMPVYENERGTYIFNSKDLCMIEHIPELIEAGIDSFKVEGRMKTALYVATVARTYRMAIDDYLKDPDLYRNNIPFYKSEIAKCTYRQYTTGFFFNKPDENTQIYDSNTYVKEYTYLGIVDVCDGRYMIEQRNKFSVGEEIEVMKPDGRNITVTVKEIKDENGNSCESAPHPKQKLFIDLGIALDKYDILRRKEE; encoded by the coding sequence ATGAGAAAATTAGAATTATTGATACCGGCAAGCTCTTTAGAAGTGCTTAAAACTGCCGTAATATTCGGTGCAGATGCCGTATACATCGGCGGAGAAGCTTTCGGACTTAGGGCTAAAGCCAGGAATTTTACAATAGAAGAAATGGCAGAAGGTGTAGTATTTGCCCATGAACATAATGTAAAAGTATATGTTACGGCTAATATTCTTGCCCATAATTACGACCTTGATAAAGCAAGGGAATATTTTATCGAACTCAAGGAAAAAGTACACCCTGATGCCCTTATTATATCGGACCCCGGTATGTTTTCCATAGCAAAAGAAGTTGTTCCTGACATAGATATTCATATAAGCACACAGGCAAATAACACCAATTATGCTACTTTTAATTTCTGGAATAAAATGGGAGCAAGAAGAGTTGTTACCGCAAGGGAATTGTCTTTAAAAGAAATAAAAGAAATCAGGGACAATATTCCTGATGATATGGAAATAGAGACTTTTATACACGGAGCCATGTGTATCTCATATTCCGGAAGATGCCTTTTATCATGTTTTATGACGGGACGGGATGCAAATAGAGGTGCGTGTACTCATCCATGCAGATGGAAATATTATGTCATGGAAGAATCAAGACCGGGGGAATATATGCCTGTTTATGAAAATGAAAGAGGAACATATATTTTTAACTCCAAGGACTTATGTATGATAGAGCATATTCCTGAGCTTATAGAAGCAGGCATTGACAGCTTTAAAGTTGAAGGAAGAATGAAGACTGCGTTATATGTGGCAACGGTTGCGAGAACCTACAGAATGGCAATAGACGATTACCTGAAAGATCCGGATTTATACAGAAATAATATCCCTTTTTACAAATCTGAAATTGCAAAATGTACCTACAGGCAGTATACAACAGGTTTCTTCTTTAATAAACCTGATGAAAATACCCAGATATATGACAGCAATACCTACGTTAAAGAATACACATATCTCGGAATTGTGGATGTGTGTGACGGAAGATATATGATTGAGCAGAGAAATAAGTTCTCTGTGGGTGAAGAGATAGAAGTAATGAAGCCTGACGGAAGAAATATCACAGTCACCGTTAAGGAAATTAAGGATGAAAACGGCAATAGCTGTGAAAGTGCACCTCATCCAAAACAGAAGTTATTTATTGACCTTGGAATAGCTCTTGATAAATATGATATTTTAAGAAGAAAAGAAGAATAA
- a CDS encoding shikimate kinase translates to MKNIILIGFMGSGKSTIGRKLSEKYGLKHIDTDWYIEKEQNMKISDIFSKKGEEYFRNLETECIKKLIDRYKDNIVVSVGGGLPVKDVNRKLLHTLGTVVYLKAEVSTLENRLSGDNKRPLLKGGDLHGKIISLMEKRQAIYEQTSDLIVKTDGLQCIDVVKIIKEEIDNENIGN, encoded by the coding sequence ATGAAAAATATTATTTTGATTGGATTTATGGGTTCCGGAAAATCTACCATAGGAAGAAAACTTTCCGAAAAATATGGACTTAAGCATATAGATACAGACTGGTACATAGAAAAAGAACAGAATATGAAAATTTCAGATATTTTTTCAAAAAAAGGAGAAGAATATTTCAGAAATCTTGAAACAGAATGTATTAAAAAGCTTATTGACAGGTACAAAGATAATATTGTTGTATCTGTGGGTGGAGGACTGCCGGTTAAAGATGTTAACAGAAAACTTTTACACACACTGGGAACGGTGGTATATCTTAAAGCGGAAGTATCCACTTTAGAGAACAGATTGTCAGGTGATAATAAAAGACCATTGTTAAAAGGTGGGGATCTTCACGGGAAAATAATTTCGCTTATGGAAAAAAGACAGGCAATATATGAACAAACATCTGACCTGATTGTTAAAACGGACGGTCTCCAATGCATTGATGTGGTAAAAATTATAAAGGAAGAAATTGATAATGAAAATATTGGTAATTAA